One genomic segment of Micromonospora sp. WMMC415 includes these proteins:
- a CDS encoding DUF2993 domain-containing protein: protein MTDEYAYQERPRRRGRRALVVLLVLLLVLAGLLVVADRVAAGVAERAIADQMRQEIAKQDAQSSPPEVEIGGFPFLTQVLDGRYERISIGLREVRGSVQGDAVALPTLDVDARNVAASLDTIRSGQGDVVAETVNGTGIISYDSLTALLDRDGLRLGEQGGRLAVTAPVDILGQRLTVTGTADITVSEQGAVALRFNNLTAEGLPNVPLARTLLNNYAQSISIDVPLPELPFQLAVREVRPLPEGLQVTADASNVPINAVG from the coding sequence CGGCGGGGGCGCCGCGCACTCGTCGTCCTCCTCGTCCTGCTGCTGGTCCTGGCCGGCCTGCTGGTCGTGGCCGACCGGGTGGCGGCCGGGGTGGCCGAGCGCGCGATCGCCGACCAGATGCGGCAGGAGATCGCCAAGCAGGACGCCCAGTCGTCCCCGCCGGAGGTCGAGATCGGCGGCTTCCCGTTCCTCACCCAGGTGCTCGACGGCCGGTACGAACGCATCTCCATCGGGCTGCGCGAGGTGCGCGGCTCGGTGCAGGGCGACGCGGTCGCGCTGCCGACGCTCGACGTGGACGCCCGCAACGTGGCCGCCTCGCTGGACACTATCCGGTCCGGGCAGGGTGACGTGGTCGCCGAGACCGTCAACGGCACCGGCATCATCAGCTACGACAGCCTGACGGCGCTGCTCGACCGTGACGGGCTGCGGCTGGGCGAGCAGGGCGGCCGGCTCGCGGTGACCGCCCCGGTGGACATCCTCGGGCAGCGGCTGACCGTCACCGGCACCGCCGACATCACGGTCAGCGAGCAGGGAGCGGTGGCCCTGCGGTTCAACAACCTGACCGCCGAGGGGCTGCCCAACGTGCCGTTGGCGCGCACGCTGCTCAACAACTACGCGCAGAGCATCTCGATCGACGTGCCCCTGCCGGAGTTGCCGTTCCAGCTCGCGGTCCGCGAGGTCCGTCCGCTGCCCGAGGGGCTCCAGGTGACCGCGGACGCGAGCAACGTGCCGATCAACGCGGTGGGCTGA